From Haloarcula hispanica ATCC 33960, the proteins below share one genomic window:
- a CDS encoding helix-turn-helix transcriptional regulator, with translation MRHRIVSGICALLLLLTVASVSVGVATAADAGQYAEYTAAGNETAPAIQSVEPTQAAADRPNGTAFVWKRIDGERVSGYRIAVTVSSPHENLSVCARANGSACTSVGPNGTAALTTPGTAGLDDLSISLSNTSSNTTLDRQSVSLQPIQRAGDTDDDGLNNSNEVSQGTNLTDADTDGDGLTDGAEVHQHGTDPAAADTDEDGVADRTELQQGTDPRQSDTDGDGLSDERELSLGTNPTVADTDGDGLSDQREASGKTDPTDADTDDDGVLDGRELEIGTNPVQADTDADEVADGRELAIGTDPTVADTDGDGVTDGTEIETGTAPTESDTDDDGLDDGKELAAGTSPTTADTDGDGLSDGREVSDLGTDPLAADSDGDFLTDRQEVAWGTNPNSMLTPVWVTSSLLGFLIGIGVAIVAIRRGWVTELSVAARLYIYRRLELDREIIEVNREIEATDRVAGADRTDIDADTAAEAFEQADWELTPDARLVKLMLQVENGRMHQTDIVEATDWSKAKVSRLLSRMVDDDEVVKIRLGRENLICLERAKPAAANSPHAGDIKPPTPGG, from the coding sequence ATGAGACACCGGATCGTGAGCGGGATCTGCGCTTTACTCCTCCTCTTGACAGTCGCGTCTGTCTCCGTTGGTGTCGCTACCGCAGCGGACGCCGGGCAGTATGCTGAATACACAGCGGCGGGCAACGAAACAGCGCCGGCGATACAGTCGGTCGAGCCCACACAGGCTGCTGCGGACAGGCCGAACGGAACCGCGTTCGTCTGGAAACGGATAGACGGCGAGCGGGTCAGCGGGTATCGGATCGCAGTGACCGTCAGTTCGCCGCATGAAAACCTCTCAGTCTGTGCGCGTGCGAACGGGTCGGCCTGTACGTCGGTCGGCCCGAACGGGACCGCAGCCCTCACAACCCCCGGAACGGCGGGGCTCGATGATCTCTCTATCTCGCTCTCCAACACGAGCTCTAACACCACGCTAGATCGGCAGTCGGTGTCTCTACAGCCGATTCAGCGTGCCGGTGATACTGACGACGACGGGCTCAACAACAGCAACGAGGTCTCTCAGGGGACAAATCTCACTGATGCTGACACTGACGGCGACGGGCTGACGGACGGTGCGGAAGTCCACCAGCACGGGACGGACCCAGCGGCCGCAGACACTGACGAAGACGGTGTCGCCGACAGGACTGAGCTTCAACAGGGTACTGACCCGCGACAGAGCGACACGGACGGCGACGGGCTGTCGGACGAGCGCGAACTGTCACTTGGGACGAATCCGACCGTCGCCGATACTGACGGCGATGGGCTGTCCGACCAGCGAGAGGCGTCCGGCAAGACCGACCCGACCGACGCAGACACGGACGACGACGGTGTTCTCGACGGTCGGGAGCTGGAGATTGGCACGAACCCAGTACAGGCTGACACTGACGCCGATGAGGTCGCCGACGGGCGAGAGCTGGCCATAGGCACGGACCCGACAGTCGCGGACACTGACGGAGATGGGGTAACAGACGGGACAGAAATCGAAACGGGCACCGCACCTACCGAGAGCGATACGGACGACGACGGCCTCGACGACGGAAAGGAACTGGCGGCTGGCACGTCCCCGACCACCGCTGATACGGACGGCGATGGTCTCAGCGACGGGCGCGAGGTTTCGGACCTCGGAACGGACCCGCTCGCGGCCGATTCGGACGGTGACTTCCTGACTGATCGGCAGGAAGTCGCCTGGGGAACGAACCCGAACAGCATGCTGACGCCAGTCTGGGTGACGAGTTCGCTTCTTGGGTTCCTCATTGGGATCGGGGTGGCAATCGTGGCGATCAGGCGTGGCTGGGTCACGGAGCTTTCCGTGGCGGCCAGACTGTACATCTATCGCCGCCTCGAACTGGACCGAGAGATTATCGAGGTCAACCGTGAAATCGAGGCGACGGACAGGGTGGCCGGAGCTGACCGTACAGATATCGACGCGGACACCGCGGCTGAGGCCTTCGAGCAAGCCGACTGGGAACTCACCCCTGACGCGCGGCTCGTGAAACTGATGCTGCAAGTCGAGAACGGCCGTATGCATCAGACCGACATCGTCGAGGCGACGGACTGGTCGAAGGCGAAGGTCAGCCGCCTCCTTTCGCGGATGGTCGACGACGACGAGGTCGTCAAGATCCGTCTCGGCCGGGAGAACCTCATCTGTCTGGAGCGGGCGAAACCCGCAGCCGCGAACTCGCCACACGCGGGCGATATCAAGCCACCGACGCCCGGCGGATAA
- a CDS encoding helix-turn-helix domain-containing protein, which yields MRNTGDQGSATEADQPVDGAGYGPASPSETDGSPREKSLGVDLCLSHPELVLTEAVESSPDITVRPEQMVDDGTSSFLVIEAVGEGLDQFETELEGDSTVCEPVVLDWTETNRVYRVKVADSAVRLTPSLVRAGGRVLDIEGTGGQWQVQAQFRSRAALSQFRSECSERNITFRLDRLYWTSGEANAGVCGLTADQQVALETAHREGYFDVPRGISQAELADKLDISPSAMSQRIRRGMDQVVGSELGLSDE from the coding sequence ATGCGCAACACCGGCGACCAGGGGTCGGCAACCGAGGCAGACCAGCCAGTCGATGGTGCTGGATACGGGCCGGCAAGCCCATCGGAGACGGATGGGTCACCACGGGAGAAAAGCCTCGGTGTCGATCTGTGTCTGAGTCATCCGGAGCTGGTTCTGACGGAGGCAGTCGAGAGCAGTCCGGACATAACAGTCCGTCCGGAACAGATGGTCGACGACGGGACGTCGAGTTTTCTGGTGATAGAGGCCGTCGGTGAGGGTCTTGACCAGTTCGAAACAGAACTGGAGGGAGACAGCACGGTATGCGAGCCCGTCGTGTTAGACTGGACGGAGACGAACCGCGTCTATCGGGTTAAGGTGGCCGACAGCGCCGTCCGACTCACACCCTCGCTCGTCCGCGCCGGTGGACGGGTGCTCGACATCGAAGGAACGGGTGGACAGTGGCAGGTACAGGCGCAGTTTCGGTCGCGAGCAGCACTGTCGCAGTTCCGATCTGAGTGCTCTGAACGGAATATCACGTTTAGACTTGATCGACTGTACTGGACCTCTGGGGAGGCAAACGCCGGCGTATGCGGACTGACCGCAGACCAGCAAGTCGCGCTCGAGACGGCACACAGAGAGGGGTACTTCGACGTGCCCCGTGGCATCTCACAGGCTGAGCTGGCGGACAAACTCGACATTTCGCCATCGGCGATGTCACAGCGGATTCGGCGGGGGATGGATCAGGTCGTTGGGTCGGAGCTCGGATTATCCGATGAGTAA
- a CDS encoding DUF4330 family protein, whose amino-acid sequence MADSRSSALLDEDGNLFGLVNVVDALAALLVIAVVVAGAALVLQPEPEPPAPNTTNVTLDLGTQPSYIVSEITEGDTYSPSGNSQLTITDVHLTPQGNQIRVILRATLQGPPDGDSLTYANAPPRLGRPLTIATSRYEVDGQIRAVGGDNSFTQEDTTVVLRDTMATAEARDVTPGDEIRLSGRTVATIEDVAAYATSDSTEQTVFVEAELDTHRQQSDRRFGGTQMRRGQTVTLPAEDYTFNGRIEKVDSGLQPTTTDVLLETTVDAETAGRIAAGDVTTVAGYEAAEVRTVTTYATQNPDRKRVLVGLSLATLENAGRQQFGSAALQRGNNITISTESYALSGTIERVGALEPRGTLTNRTVTLRMTDMRADMADAIEPGMTETSGGETIARVSRVNTEPSVIITTGDNGTVNVADHPYLRDITITTELRVRESTSGVQFKGESLQQGSAVVINLGTITIEATVVSVGL is encoded by the coding sequence ATGGCAGATAGTCGTTCGTCGGCCCTCCTCGACGAGGATGGAAACCTCTTCGGCCTCGTCAACGTCGTCGATGCACTGGCCGCCCTGCTCGTCATTGCGGTCGTTGTGGCAGGCGCCGCACTTGTCCTCCAACCGGAGCCAGAGCCACCTGCTCCAAATACTACCAACGTCACCCTCGATCTCGGGACACAACCCTCATACATCGTCTCAGAAATCACCGAGGGAGATACGTACAGTCCAAGCGGTAATTCACAGCTCACGATCACAGACGTCCATCTGACACCGCAGGGTAACCAGATACGTGTCATCTTACGCGCTACGCTTCAGGGACCGCCTGACGGGGACAGTCTCACATATGCGAATGCGCCCCCGCGCCTCGGGCGACCGCTGACCATCGCGACGAGTCGATACGAAGTAGACGGTCAAATCCGTGCAGTGGGTGGTGACAACAGTTTCACTCAGGAAGACACGACGGTGGTTCTCAGAGACACCATGGCCACCGCCGAAGCGCGAGACGTCACTCCCGGTGATGAGATCCGACTCAGCGGACGCACTGTCGCGACTATCGAAGATGTCGCCGCGTACGCGACCAGTGATTCAACCGAACAGACCGTCTTTGTCGAAGCAGAACTCGACACACACAGACAGCAGTCTGACCGTCGGTTCGGCGGCACACAGATGCGGCGCGGGCAGACGGTCACGCTCCCAGCCGAAGACTACACCTTCAATGGTCGCATTGAAAAGGTGGATAGCGGCCTCCAGCCAACGACTACCGATGTGCTCCTCGAGACAACCGTCGATGCAGAAACGGCTGGCCGTATCGCTGCCGGCGACGTCACTACCGTCGCCGGGTACGAGGCAGCCGAAGTACGAACGGTTACTACGTACGCGACACAGAACCCTGACCGCAAACGCGTACTCGTGGGGCTCTCGTTGGCCACTCTCGAAAACGCCGGTCGTCAGCAGTTCGGTAGCGCCGCCCTCCAGCGTGGGAACAACATCACTATTTCGACTGAAAGCTACGCGCTCTCCGGCACCATCGAACGTGTTGGCGCACTCGAACCGCGTGGAACGCTCACCAATCGGACGGTAACCCTACGGATGACCGATATGCGTGCGGACATGGCGGATGCGATCGAACCCGGCATGACCGAGACCAGTGGTGGCGAAACAATCGCTCGCGTCAGCCGCGTCAACACCGAGCCATCTGTCATCATCACGACGGGCGATAACGGCACGGTAAACGTCGCTGATCATCCGTACTTGCGTGATATCACCATCACGACTGAACTCCGGGTCCGCGAGTCGACAAGCGGTGTCCAGTTCAAAGGCGAGTCTCTCCAGCAGGGCTCGGCAGTTGTGATCAATCTGGGAACAATCACTATCGAAGCGACGGTTGTGAGTGTTGGGCTCTGA
- a CDS encoding HVO_A0114 family putative DNA-binding protein encodes MNDITPSLHPMEREQFRAESTLVVTVKSSSEFHDDITDGVEALEQGDAVDSTPRLSFTSYDNLMETLTPRVLGFIEAIRREEPASINETARGVDRDVKIVHEELSRLAQLCIIFFEEDGQSKRPAVWFDELVITLLLDPEAGDTDTAAP; translated from the coding sequence ATGAACGATATCACGCCGTCGCTGCATCCAATGGAGCGCGAACAGTTTCGAGCCGAATCAACCCTCGTCGTGACCGTGAAGTCGTCCAGTGAGTTCCACGACGACATCACCGACGGGGTCGAAGCGCTTGAACAGGGCGACGCGGTGGATTCCACGCCGAGGCTCTCGTTTACCAGCTACGACAACCTCATGGAGACGCTGACGCCGCGCGTCCTCGGTTTCATCGAAGCCATCCGCCGGGAAGAGCCAGCCAGTATCAACGAGACTGCACGGGGCGTTGACCGGGATGTGAAGATCGTCCACGAGGAACTCAGCCGGCTCGCCCAGCTCTGCATCATCTTCTTCGAGGAAGACGGCCAGAGTAAGCGACCGGCCGTCTGGTTCGACGAACTGGTCATCACTCTCCTGCTTGATCCAGAGGCTGGCGACACGGACACAGCCGCGCCGTGA
- a CDS encoding glycosyltransferase, with translation MSSISVLLPVAATSDPSSLHRAHQSISEQTTPPAEVLLVTNQSLTDDIGTAIRDLVSTDPDSRHEHIPDAQGLGGVLQAGLKKCTEPFVARMDADDISEPKRFAEQLTVLKETEADIVGSHLAEFYDDPEQPERTRKVPTSHDEIAEWMPWRCPMNHPTTMFDREAVLNAGGYRDFPMMEDWDLWARCLAAGLQFRNLDQTLVRAQIDELVDRRGGLDYAKAELRMARELRELGIATHQDTLQHLCLRIPPRLLPPVVRNVIYHLFAR, from the coding sequence ATGAGTAGTATATCCGTATTACTTCCTGTCGCCGCCACAAGCGATCCGTCAAGTCTGCACCGGGCGCACCAGAGTATCAGTGAGCAAACGACACCACCCGCAGAAGTCCTGTTAGTTACAAACCAGTCGCTCACGGACGATATCGGAACGGCAATCCGTGATTTAGTCAGTACGGATCCAGACAGCCGGCACGAACACATCCCCGATGCGCAGGGGTTAGGAGGTGTACTTCAAGCGGGTCTCAAGAAGTGCACAGAACCCTTTGTCGCACGGATGGATGCAGACGATATTTCCGAACCCAAGCGGTTTGCTGAACAGTTGACTGTCCTCAAAGAAACCGAGGCAGACATCGTTGGATCACACCTTGCTGAATTTTACGATGACCCCGAACAGCCAGAACGAACACGTAAGGTTCCAACATCGCATGACGAAATCGCAGAGTGGATGCCGTGGCGATGTCCAATGAATCATCCGACTACGATGTTTGACCGTGAAGCGGTTCTCAACGCGGGCGGTTATCGTGACTTCCCGATGATGGAGGATTGGGATTTGTGGGCGCGGTGTCTTGCCGCTGGACTTCAGTTCCGCAATCTCGATCAAACGCTTGTTCGGGCACAAATTGACGAGCTCGTTGACCGTCGAGGCGGGCTAGACTACGCGAAAGCAGAACTTAGAATGGCGCGAGAACTTCGGGAACTCGGTATTGCGACACACCAAGATACTTTACAGCACCTCTGTCTCCGAATACCTCCGCGACTTCTTCCTCCCGTGGTCCGTAATGTCATCTATCATTTGTTTGCCCGCTAA
- a CDS encoding alkaline phosphatase family protein encodes MNIEDIKKGVKDPTAALREVNKFYHTRGRQHSYYPHGTDIFAHEDWDNLIILDACRYDAFKDQITMDGTLEKRTSRGGMSPEFVRGNFSNKRLYDVVYISANEWFAQLQNEINAEVHQFVNLQIDHLDLADVSVRPETVTEQALRIAEDYPDKRLIVHYMQPHQPYIGPTGQEHFELSPGLIETLRKSDEITDELLWRAYRENLDIVLNYAEELISELTGKTVITSDHGELLGECVFPIPVKTYGHFDGLYVDELIDVPWFVCDYSERKTVRPEAPVTDEGNVNADAVEDRLRQLGYKI; translated from the coding sequence ATGAATATTGAGGACATTAAAAAAGGGGTAAAAGACCCTACAGCCGCGCTTCGGGAAGTCAATAAATTCTATCATACAAGGGGACGACAGCATTCCTACTATCCACATGGCACGGATATCTTCGCTCATGAGGACTGGGATAATCTAATCATTCTAGATGCCTGTCGATACGACGCATTTAAAGATCAAATCACCATGGATGGAACTCTGGAAAAAAGAACGTCCAGGGGCGGGATGTCGCCGGAATTCGTTCGAGGTAATTTCTCAAACAAACGATTGTACGATGTCGTCTATATCTCTGCCAACGAGTGGTTCGCACAGCTTCAAAACGAGATCAATGCAGAAGTACACCAGTTCGTGAACCTACAAATTGATCATCTTGACCTCGCGGATGTCTCGGTCCGTCCCGAAACCGTAACCGAGCAAGCGTTACGCATCGCAGAGGATTATCCGGACAAGCGGCTTATAGTCCACTATATGCAGCCACACCAACCATATATCGGGCCGACCGGGCAAGAGCACTTCGAACTTAGCCCTGGACTGATCGAAACGCTCCGCAAGAGTGATGAAATCACCGACGAACTTCTTTGGAGAGCGTATCGAGAGAACCTCGACATCGTCCTAAACTACGCCGAGGAGCTCATCTCGGAGCTGACGGGGAAAACAGTTATTACCTCGGACCACGGTGAACTCCTCGGTGAGTGCGTGTTTCCTATTCCAGTAAAGACGTACGGCCACTTTGACGGCCTGTATGTTGATGAACTCATCGACGTGCCGTGGTTTGTTTGTGATTATTCGGAGCGAAAGACGGTCCGGCCAGAGGCGCCCGTTACCGATGAGGGCAATGTAAACGCAGACGCTGTCGAGGATCGTCTTCGGCAACTCGGGTACAAGATCTAA
- a CDS encoding glycosyltransferase family 4 protein has translation MSKTPKLTYLISGLEIGGAEIGMVRLLDGIPEDELDVTVVALDGGKRTVVPDIPDHVDIVDLQIENKLLIHKLLPLIPILRETDILLGSIYHAETVARLFDLVIPVNTLLTWAHNTEFKTPIRRWVDKLTIGRCDAILADSEAVATMLVERQEVDPEKIWTVPIAGLSMSEYDRPPVPLRSLDYSVVGGEPLDHVGEGMIVVGTVGTLSAAKNHDAILEVASRLSDRKVHFAIAGDGPQREELVDEVVERELTNVSFIGRVDSVPEFLSAVDIYFQPSHYEGLCITVLEAMAAGKPIVASTAGEIPRNVRDGKEGFVAEPENIEAFVEAIETLLDDPELRSRFSESSRQRVVERYSQEILVERFWDVIEKTYFDGSKS, from the coding sequence ATGAGCAAGACACCGAAGCTCACGTATCTCATCAGTGGTTTAGAGATCGGCGGTGCTGAGATTGGTATGGTAAGATTGCTCGACGGGATCCCTGAGGATGAACTCGACGTGACGGTCGTTGCGCTCGACGGGGGCAAACGGACCGTTGTTCCCGATATCCCCGATCACGTGGACATTGTCGATCTCCAAATTGAGAATAAACTCTTGATTCACAAGCTTTTACCTCTGATCCCTATTCTTCGAGAGACGGATATCCTCCTGGGTTCAATTTATCATGCAGAGACCGTAGCTCGTCTCTTCGATCTGGTAATTCCGGTGAATACGCTACTAACTTGGGCACACAATACAGAATTCAAGACACCGATACGTCGCTGGGTGGACAAGCTCACTATCGGTCGGTGCGATGCAATTCTTGCCGATTCGGAAGCGGTTGCGACGATGCTAGTCGAACGACAAGAGGTCGATCCGGAGAAAATCTGGACCGTTCCGATCGCTGGACTCTCGATGTCCGAGTATGATCGACCGCCTGTTCCGCTCCGATCGCTTGACTACTCAGTCGTTGGTGGCGAACCCCTCGACCACGTTGGAGAAGGTATGATCGTGGTCGGGACCGTTGGAACGCTCTCGGCGGCGAAGAACCACGACGCGATTCTTGAGGTAGCATCACGGCTGAGCGATCGAAAGGTTCATTTCGCCATCGCTGGTGATGGACCTCAACGAGAGGAACTGGTAGACGAAGTTGTCGAACGAGAACTCACTAATGTCTCGTTCATCGGGCGCGTCGATTCCGTCCCTGAGTTCCTTTCGGCCGTCGATATCTACTTTCAGCCGTCTCATTACGAGGGGCTGTGTATCACCGTTCTGGAAGCAATGGCTGCGGGTAAGCCTATCGTTGCTAGTACAGCCGGTGAGATTCCTCGGAATGTTCGGGATGGGAAAGAAGGTTTTGTCGCCGAACCCGAGAACATTGAGGCATTTGTGGAGGCGATCGAAACGTTACTCGATGATCCGGAGTTACGCTCTCGCTTCAGTGAGTCGAGCCGCCAACGAGTCGTGGAACGATACTCTCAGGAAATTCTTGTCGAGCGGTTTTGGGATGTTATCGAGAAGACTTATTTCGACGGTAGCAAATCTTAA
- a CDS encoding sulfatase, producing MNQPNILLVSLDSLRPDHLSIYGHSRTTSPNLQQLLTQDQTTLFKNAYATTTWTLPSHASVFTGREPAEHGIFDKGTKIDPSQTLPQILSREGYQTAAFINNGWLTQAGITDGFDSRFDIFEMEMPSNRITKQLNRLKIVLSLKDNGAQTTINQFINWRDSTDSWFSFLHFNEPHYLYNPPRSYQNTYLSGSAVPSILKQRRVFTKQGDFYADNTSVSESEMNTFTDLYDGEIRYIDDQLGRLFEYLKETGGWENTLLIVFADHGELFGERGLVGHHFCLDNALLHVPLIIKWPTASGSHPSVNESVVSLKHIFGTVLEAIGCDHPRSNALQQYDQESERDTCVFADYRTPTSLLNQYQEQVSEFDFSEYDVSLQAVQTQDYKLIADGDDELLYEITGANQEEKIPKEGNEEIYIRLQEKLDNRSQNLSLMDQEEQKDLNPNVRDNLEKMGYL from the coding sequence ATGAACCAGCCAAATATTTTGCTCGTTTCCCTGGATAGTCTTCGGCCAGATCATCTCTCTATATACGGGCACTCTCGAACTACATCACCCAATCTTCAGCAACTGTTGACGCAGGATCAGACAACCCTCTTTAAGAACGCATACGCAACAACGACTTGGACATTGCCGTCACATGCTTCCGTGTTCACCGGACGTGAACCAGCAGAACACGGAATCTTCGACAAAGGTACAAAAATTGATCCAAGCCAGACCCTTCCCCAGATATTAAGCAGAGAGGGATATCAGACAGCAGCGTTTATAAATAATGGTTGGCTTACTCAGGCAGGTATCACAGATGGATTTGACTCAAGATTTGACATCTTTGAGATGGAAATGCCCTCTAACCGAATCACAAAACAATTGAATCGGTTGAAAATAGTGCTTTCACTGAAAGATAATGGAGCACAAACTACTATAAACCAGTTCATAAACTGGAGGGACTCAACTGATAGCTGGTTTTCTTTCTTGCACTTCAATGAGCCACATTACCTATACAATCCTCCGCGATCCTATCAAAATACATACTTAAGTGGCTCTGCGGTTCCGTCCATTCTCAAACAACGGCGTGTGTTCACGAAACAGGGTGATTTCTATGCGGACAACACATCTGTTTCTGAGTCTGAGATGAATACATTCACCGACCTATATGATGGCGAAATACGTTACATAGATGATCAGTTGGGGAGATTATTTGAATATCTAAAGGAAACTGGAGGGTGGGAGAACACACTCCTTATCGTGTTCGCTGACCATGGCGAGTTGTTTGGTGAACGTGGGCTTGTTGGCCATCACTTCTGTCTCGACAACGCATTGTTGCATGTCCCTTTAATAATCAAATGGCCGACCGCCAGTGGTTCCCATCCTTCTGTAAATGAATCAGTGGTCAGCCTGAAGCATATATTCGGCACAGTTCTTGAAGCAATTGGGTGCGATCATCCACGATCAAATGCACTCCAACAGTACGACCAAGAATCAGAGAGAGACACTTGTGTATTCGCTGACTACCGAACCCCCACCTCTCTACTAAATCAATATCAAGAACAGGTCTCAGAATTTGACTTCTCAGAATATGACGTATCGTTGCAAGCAGTACAGACTCAGGACTACAAGCTAATAGCAGATGGAGACGATGAGCTACTCTACGAAATCACCGGAGCAAACCAAGAAGAAAAGATTCCAAAGGAAGGCAACGAAGAAATATATATCCGTCTCCAAGAGAAGTTGGACAACCGATCTCAAAATCTCTCCCTTATGGATCAAGAAGAGCAGAAGGATCTGAACCCGAATGTGAGGGATAACCTAGAGAAGATGGGGTATTTATAA
- a CDS encoding glycosyltransferase family 2 protein encodes MPSVSVVIPTIGRIDRLNRALQSVVSQTRTPEEIVVVCKCDKNELTDIIQSVNISTTLIEQSGDGLSNARNEGINASSGSLIAFLDDDDWWKPKKIEQQVQAIHKTDTAFIFTGIKHVDSTRKTINFRIPTGKPDEQEILTWNAVGAPSTVLVKRSCLNAVGGFDETLPSREEWDLYIRLLEKFDCEFIPEPLIVKESHDDTISRDVELIERDWMALFKKHKSKYDERTERQFLSNYHFDLGRMSCKNGDLLKGRNHFKKSIVYTNNPARIPHYVATFFGDRSYALFTDIYRTLRKTKLRLQHSGKLDLS; translated from the coding sequence ATGCCATCGGTTAGCGTTGTAATCCCAACAATCGGTCGGATTGATCGCCTCAATAGAGCGCTCCAAAGCGTTGTCTCCCAAACTAGGACTCCGGAAGAAATTGTCGTCGTCTGTAAGTGCGACAAAAACGAACTAACGGATATCATACAGTCCGTCAACATATCAACCACACTAATTGAACAATCCGGTGACGGTCTCTCAAACGCTCGAAATGAGGGTATCAATGCCAGTTCAGGAAGCCTAATCGCTTTTCTAGATGATGATGATTGGTGGAAACCAAAGAAGATTGAGCAGCAGGTCCAAGCTATCCACAAAACAGATACCGCATTCATATTTACTGGTATAAAACACGTTGATTCGACCAGGAAAACGATTAATTTCCGAATCCCGACAGGCAAGCCAGATGAGCAGGAAATCCTGACGTGGAACGCTGTTGGAGCACCATCTACCGTTCTTGTGAAGCGATCGTGTCTAAACGCAGTTGGAGGGTTTGACGAGACACTCCCATCCCGAGAAGAGTGGGATCTTTATATACGATTACTTGAAAAGTTCGACTGCGAGTTCATTCCAGAACCCCTGATCGTAAAAGAGTCACACGACGATACGATCTCCCGTGATGTCGAACTCATAGAGCGGGACTGGATGGCTCTGTTCAAGAAACACAAATCAAAATACGATGAACGCACCGAGCGACAATTCCTCTCGAACTACCACTTTGATCTCGGACGAATGAGTTGCAAGAACGGCGACTTGCTTAAGGGACGCAACCATTTTAAGAAAAGTATCGTATACACCAATAACCCCGCCCGTATACCACATTATGTTGCTACGTTCTTTGGTGACCGGAGCTATGCCCTCTTCACAGACATTTACCGGACTCTCCGTAAGACGAAGCTACGCCTTCAGCATTCCGGAAAGTTAGATCTCTCATGA
- a CDS encoding O-antigen ligase family protein, which translates to MNRWKSVGFVLILVGSLSTYTVFFQGTFLPTVLVLGSCGLFVASYLLTDEDSVVRIPRYLLGPGIMLFGAYVLTIPFRPTVLYRPLIDLIIITVSMLLIPQTIDRSIFFVTVRNLSTVLVLIGLPAVFVGPYSLLGTTIGYPWQVEPPILSGQLYPLESIYTNPNFLSVFVLGGMLVSLYIYDIDRGNYSLFALFVNGAGLLLIQSRSVIVVGTVAALGYVSYKILRTPLFRLAVLGGTLLGIESLILIVTGVGPLSQLSLSGRRDIWQAGIRVLLENPLIGYGQVPLGPIIETELGRSVSPHNSYLRVTLETGIIGGIAYVWLVASILFHHLRVPLDREQAITFLLALSVAIVMIFETFVIGGIGSSSILASIALGYLLKDNSGYNNINSEESD; encoded by the coding sequence ATGAACCGATGGAAGTCCGTCGGATTCGTGCTTATTCTGGTTGGAAGTCTGAGCACCTACACGGTATTCTTTCAGGGGACGTTTTTGCCGACGGTTCTTGTCCTCGGCTCCTGTGGTCTCTTTGTAGCATCATATCTTCTCACTGACGAGGACAGCGTGGTACGCATCCCCCGATACTTACTCGGGCCCGGGATCATGCTATTCGGGGCATACGTTCTCACAATACCATTTCGACCCACAGTGCTCTACCGACCGCTCATTGATCTTATAATAATAACGGTTAGTATGTTATTGATACCACAGACGATAGACCGGTCAATCTTTTTCGTTACAGTACGAAACTTGTCAACAGTATTGGTACTTATTGGGCTCCCAGCGGTGTTTGTAGGTCCGTACTCACTCCTCGGAACTACGATTGGATATCCGTGGCAAGTGGAGCCACCGATCCTCTCAGGACAGTTATACCCGCTTGAGTCGATATACACGAATCCGAACTTCCTGAGCGTCTTCGTCCTCGGTGGGATGCTGGTTTCACTGTATATATACGATATCGACCGGGGCAACTACTCGCTTTTCGCGCTCTTTGTAAACGGGGCCGGTCTGTTGCTCATACAGAGTCGTTCGGTTATCGTTGTCGGAACCGTCGCTGCTCTCGGATATGTATCCTACAAAATATTGAGAACACCATTATTTCGTCTGGCAGTTCTCGGGGGTACTCTTCTCGGGATAGAGAGCCTAATTCTCATTGTGACTGGCGTAGGACCACTTTCGCAGCTCAGTCTCTCAGGCAGACGCGATATCTGGCAGGCAGGTATTAGAGTGCTACTAGAGAACCCCCTTATTGGATATGGTCAAGTGCCGTTGGGACCTATAATTGAGACGGAATTAGGACGATCGGTGTCTCCACATAATTCCTATCTCCGAGTGACTCTGGAAACTGGTATTATCGGAGGTATTGCTTATGTTTGGCTGGTTGCCTCAATTCTGTTTCACCATTTGCGTGTTCCACTTGACCGGGAGCAGGCCATCACCTTCTTGTTAGCCCTTTCAGTAGCAATAGTCATGATTTTCGAGACATTCGTTATTGGAGGAATCGGATCAAGTTCAATCCTTGCTTCCATAGCCCTTGGATATCTTCTAAAAGATAATAGTGGTTATAATAACATCAATAGCGAGGAGAGTGACTAA